A single Branchiostoma floridae strain S238N-H82 chromosome 11, Bfl_VNyyK, whole genome shotgun sequence DNA region contains:
- the LOC118425882 gene encoding unconventional myosin-Ic-like isoform X1 — protein sequence MDHVEGALGARDRVGVQDFVLLENYRSEDAFIENLRKRFQQNLIYTYIGPVVVSVNPYRNLGLYTPQQMDIYRGVNFYEAPPHIFATADNAYRSMRGEARDQCVLISGESGAGKTEASKKMLQYLAVCSTHSDNVDRIKDRLIQSNPVLEAFGNAKTIRNDNSSRFGKYMDVQFDYKGAPVGGHILNYLLEKSRVVQQAEGERSFHIFYQLLAGADDDLLDTFFLERRPETYAYLSKGNCTRVSSIDDKADFKTVYSALKVIDFTSEEIEELLSIVASIIHLGDVMFTAEGDKAGIVDARPVNRVARLLQCPEEVLEKALTHRTIIAKGEKLLSPLNEDQATYARDALSKAVYDRMFTWLVQKINTSLANKEQYRKHVIGLLDIYGFEVFQKNSFEQFCINFCNEKLQQLFIELTLKSEQEEYLSEGIEWEPVAYFNNKIICDLVEERHRGIISILDEECLLPGDPTDLTFLAKLENAVGEHPHFVSHRTGDVQTRKTLDRDEFRLRHYAGDVTYSVTGFLDKNNDLLYRDLKEAMCQSKNQVTSSCFPKSELDDKKRPVTTATQFKTSLNQLMTILMKEEPSYVRCIKPNDNKMPGVFDPILIRHQVKYLGLMENLRVRRAGFAYRRPYEAFLNRYKCLSKDTWPNYYGKPKDGVELLCQAMEYRHDEYRLGNTKIFIRLPKTLFATEDAFQLKKHDLATTIQATYKGHAQYKKYKKMQWAVTLLAAHWKRVTAKRLLERRRKAAKVLRSYINGFITRNQPPNGDNEMFINHCRVTFLHKLRDSLPKSILDKSWPTAPPNLRETSALLKDMFHNNQVRRYCLNMPPQKKMQMQEKLTASEIFKGKKSSYPESVAQPFKSNRLTPQHESLKSKVFDKKYLSQEERPKYMSPVVKYDRHGYKTRPRVLIATNLAVYILDEHDFKLKDKILYENMTGISVSELADGIFVIHAECTDKKEKGDVILLSDQVIEATTKIALAAGKINSIQVVKPGGLAYTMSGGKEGLIEFSLGAETRVEKGKKGQLVVVAPSMKVA from the exons ATGGACCATGTGGAAGGGGCGCTGGGTGCCCGTGATCGGGTTGGCGTACAGGACTTTGTTCTGCTAGAGAACTATCGCAGCGAGGATGCTTTCATCGAGAACCTGCGGAAGAGGTTCCAGCAGAACCTGATATAT ACATATATTGGCCCTGTGGTGGTATCTGTGAACCCCTATAGGAACCTTGGACTGTACACCCCACAGCAGATGGATATATACAGGGGAGTCAACTTCTACGAAGCGCCACCTCACAT CTTTGCCACTGCAGATAATGCCTATCGCAGCATGCGAGGAGAGGCAAGAGATCAATGTGTACTCATCTCAG GAGAAAGTGGCGCAGGTAAAACAGAGGCATCCAAGAAAATGTTGCAGTACCTGGCAGTGTGCAGTACCCATAGTGACAATGTGGACAGAATAAAGGACAGACTGATCCAGTCCAACCCTGTACTAGAG GCATTTGGGAATGCCAAGACCATCCGTAATGACAACTCCAGTAGGTTTGGCAAGTACATGGATGTACAGTTTGACTACAAG GGAGCTCCAGTAGGTGGCCACATCCTGAACTACCTGTTGGAGAAGTCCCGAGTGGTGCAGCAGGCAGAGGGGGAGAGGAGTTTCCACATCTTCTACCAGCTCCTGGCTGGGGCAGACGATGATTTGTTAGACACTTTCTTCTTGGAGAGAAGACCAGAGACTTATGCGTACCTCAGTAAG GGTAACTGCACCAGAGTTTCCTCCATAGACGACAAAGCAGACTTCAAGACTGTCTACAGTGCTCTTAAAGTCATCGACTTCACCTCAGAGGAAATAGAG GAATTGCTGTCTATTGTGGCCAGTATCATCCACCTTGGAGACGTGATGTTCACTGCTGAGGGAGACAAGGCTGGAATCGTAGATGCCAGGCCTGTCAACAGAGTTGCCAGG CTGCTCCAGTGTCCTGAGGAGGTCCTGGAAAAGGCTCTGACTCATCGGACCATCATAGCCAAGGGTGAAAAG CTGTTGTCCCCTCTGAATGAAGACCAGGCTACCTATGCCCGGGATGCCCTCTCCAAGGCCGTGTATGACAGGATGTTCACCTGGCTGGTCCAGAAGATCAACACTTCATTGGCTAACAAG GAACAATACAGGAAACATGTGATTGGTCTCCTGGACATCTATGGTTTTGAGGTTTTCCAGAAAAACAG TTTTGAGCAGTTCTGCATCAACTTCTGCAATGAGAAACTTCAGCAGCTGTTCATCGAGCTGACCCTGAAGTCTGAACAGGAGGAGTACCTGAGTGAAGGGATAGAG TGGGAACCTGTGGCCTACTTCAACAATAAGATCATCTGTGACCTGGTGGAAGAGAGGCACAGGGGGATCATTTCTATTCTG GATGAGGAGTGCCTGTTACCAGGTGACCCCACTGATCTGACTTTCCTGGCCAAGCTGGAAAACGCTGTTGGAGAACATCCACACTTCGTCAG TCACAGAACGGGAGATGTGCAGACAAGGAAGACATTGGACAGAGAT GAGTTCAGATTGAGGCACTATGCAGGAGATGTGACCTACAGTGTTACAGGCTTCCTGGACAAAAACAATGACCTTCTCTACAGGGACCTCAAAGAG GCAATGTGTCAGAGTAAGAACCAAGTGACATCTTCCTGCTTCCCTAAGTCAGAGCTGGACGATAAGAAGAGACCTGTCACT ACTGCAACCCAGTTCAAAACCAGTCTGAACCAGCTGATGACCATCTTAATGAAGGAGGAGCCTTCGTATGTCCGTTGCATCAAGCCTAACGACAACAAGATGCCAG gtgtgtttgaCCCGATCCTGATTCGTCATCAGGTGAAGTACCTTGGTCTGATGGAGAACCTGAGAGTGCGACGAGCTGGGTTCGCCTACAGGAGGCCTTATGAGGCTTTCCTTAACAG gtataagtgctTGTCCAAGGACACGTGGCCCAACTACTACGGCAAACCTAAGGATGGGGTGGAGCTACTGTGCCAGGCCATGGAGTACAGACATGACGAGTACAGACTTGGAAA CACCAAGATCTTCATCCGGCTTCCCAAGACCCTGTTTGCCACTGAGGATGCCTTCCAGCTGAAGAAGCATGACCTGG CCACCACCATCCAGGCAACATACAAGGGCCATGCACAGTACAAGAAGTACAAGAAGATGCAGTGGGCAG tgaccttgCTTGCTGCCCACTGGAAGAGAGTGACAGCCAAGAGGCTGCTAGAAAGGAGAAGGAAGGCTGCAAAGGTTCTACGCAG TTACATCAATGGATTCATCACGAGGAACCAGCCTCCCAATGGTGATAACGAGATGTTCATCAACCACTGTCGGGTGACCTTCCTGCACAAGCTCAGGGACAGCTTGCCCAAGTCTATCCTGGACAAGTCCTGGCCGACTGCACCACCCAACCTCAGGGAG ACATCAGCCTTGTTGAAGGACATGTTTCACAATAACCAGGTGAGGCGGTACTGTCTGAACATGCCACCACAGAAGAAGATGCAG ATGCAAGAGAAGCTGACCGCCAGTGAGATTTTCAAAGGCAAGAAGTCGAGTTACCCAGAGAGTGTGGCACAGCCTTTCAAGAGCAACAGACTAA CCCCTCAGCATGAGTCTCTGAAGTCCAAGGTGTTTGACAAGAAGTACTTGAGTCAGGAGGAGAGACCAAAG TACATGTCTCCAGTGGTCAAGTACGATCGCCATGGTTACAAGACCCGTCCGCGTGTGCTGATTGCCACCAACCTGGCTGTGTACATCCTGGATGAGCACGACTTCAAACTGAAGGACAAGATCCTGTATGAGAACATGACAG GTATATCTGTGAGTGAGCTGGCAGATGGAATATTTGTGATCCATGCAGAATGCACAGATAAGAAGGAAAAG GGTGACGTGATCCTCCTCAGCGATCAGGTGATCGAGGCAACCACCAAGATCGCCCTGGCCGCAGGCAAGATCAACTCCATCCAGGTCGTCAAACCTGGAGG ACTGGCCTACACCATGTCTGGGGGAAAGGAGGGTCTGATCGAGTTTTCCTTGGGAGCTGAGACGAGAGTGGAGAAGGGCAAGAAGGGACAACTAGTAGTG GTGGCACCATCCATGAAGGTCGCATAG
- the LOC118425882 gene encoding unconventional myosin-Ic-like isoform X2 encodes MDHVEGALGARDRVGVQDFVLLENYRSEDAFIENLRKRFQQNLIYTYIGPVVVSVNPYRNLGLYTPQQMDIYRGVNFYEAPPHIFATADNAYRSMRGEARDQCVLISGESGAGKTEASKKMLQYLAVCSTHSDNVDRIKDRLIQSNPVLEAFGNAKTIRNDNSSRFGKYMDVQFDYKGAPVGGHILNYLLEKSRVVQQAEGERSFHIFYQLLAGADDDLLDTFFLERRPETYAYLSKGNCTRVSSIDDKADFKTVYSALKVIDFTSEEIEELLSIVASIIHLGDVMFTAEGDKAGIVDARPVNRVARLLQCPEEVLEKALTHRTIIAKGEKLLSPLNEDQATYARDALSKAVYDRMFTWLVQKINTSLANKEQYRKHVIGLLDIYGFEVFQKNSFEQFCINFCNEKLQQLFIELTLKSEQEEYLSEGIEWEPVAYFNNKIICDLVEERHRGIISILDEECLLPGDPTDLTFLAKLENAVGEHPHFVSHRTGDVQTRKTLDRDEFRLRHYAGDVTYSVTGFLDKNNDLLYRDLKEAMCQSKNQVTSSCFPKSELDDKKRPVTTATQFKTSLNQLMTILMKEEPSYVRCIKPNDNKMPGVFDPILIRHQVKYLGLMENLRVRRAGFAYRRPYEAFLNRYKCLSKDTWPNYYGKPKDGVELLCQAMEYRHDEYRLGNTKIFIRLPKTLFATEDAFQLKKHDLATTIQATYKGHAQYKKYKKMQWAVTLLAAHWKRVTAKRLLERRRKAAKVLRSYINGFITRNQPPNGDNEMFINHCRVTFLHKLRDSLPKSILDKSWPTAPPNLRETSALLKDMFHNNQVRRYCLNMPPQKKMQMQEKLTASEIFKGKKSSYPESVAQPFKSNRLTPQHESLKSKVFDKKYLSQEERPKYMSPVVKYDRHGYKTRPRVLIATNLAVYILDEHDFKLKDKILYENMTGISVSELADGIFVIHAECTDKKEKGDVILLSDQVIEATTKIALAAGKINSIQVVKPGGLAYTMSGGKEGLIEFSLGAETRVEKGKKGQLVVSACDTGN; translated from the exons ATGGACCATGTGGAAGGGGCGCTGGGTGCCCGTGATCGGGTTGGCGTACAGGACTTTGTTCTGCTAGAGAACTATCGCAGCGAGGATGCTTTCATCGAGAACCTGCGGAAGAGGTTCCAGCAGAACCTGATATAT ACATATATTGGCCCTGTGGTGGTATCTGTGAACCCCTATAGGAACCTTGGACTGTACACCCCACAGCAGATGGATATATACAGGGGAGTCAACTTCTACGAAGCGCCACCTCACAT CTTTGCCACTGCAGATAATGCCTATCGCAGCATGCGAGGAGAGGCAAGAGATCAATGTGTACTCATCTCAG GAGAAAGTGGCGCAGGTAAAACAGAGGCATCCAAGAAAATGTTGCAGTACCTGGCAGTGTGCAGTACCCATAGTGACAATGTGGACAGAATAAAGGACAGACTGATCCAGTCCAACCCTGTACTAGAG GCATTTGGGAATGCCAAGACCATCCGTAATGACAACTCCAGTAGGTTTGGCAAGTACATGGATGTACAGTTTGACTACAAG GGAGCTCCAGTAGGTGGCCACATCCTGAACTACCTGTTGGAGAAGTCCCGAGTGGTGCAGCAGGCAGAGGGGGAGAGGAGTTTCCACATCTTCTACCAGCTCCTGGCTGGGGCAGACGATGATTTGTTAGACACTTTCTTCTTGGAGAGAAGACCAGAGACTTATGCGTACCTCAGTAAG GGTAACTGCACCAGAGTTTCCTCCATAGACGACAAAGCAGACTTCAAGACTGTCTACAGTGCTCTTAAAGTCATCGACTTCACCTCAGAGGAAATAGAG GAATTGCTGTCTATTGTGGCCAGTATCATCCACCTTGGAGACGTGATGTTCACTGCTGAGGGAGACAAGGCTGGAATCGTAGATGCCAGGCCTGTCAACAGAGTTGCCAGG CTGCTCCAGTGTCCTGAGGAGGTCCTGGAAAAGGCTCTGACTCATCGGACCATCATAGCCAAGGGTGAAAAG CTGTTGTCCCCTCTGAATGAAGACCAGGCTACCTATGCCCGGGATGCCCTCTCCAAGGCCGTGTATGACAGGATGTTCACCTGGCTGGTCCAGAAGATCAACACTTCATTGGCTAACAAG GAACAATACAGGAAACATGTGATTGGTCTCCTGGACATCTATGGTTTTGAGGTTTTCCAGAAAAACAG TTTTGAGCAGTTCTGCATCAACTTCTGCAATGAGAAACTTCAGCAGCTGTTCATCGAGCTGACCCTGAAGTCTGAACAGGAGGAGTACCTGAGTGAAGGGATAGAG TGGGAACCTGTGGCCTACTTCAACAATAAGATCATCTGTGACCTGGTGGAAGAGAGGCACAGGGGGATCATTTCTATTCTG GATGAGGAGTGCCTGTTACCAGGTGACCCCACTGATCTGACTTTCCTGGCCAAGCTGGAAAACGCTGTTGGAGAACATCCACACTTCGTCAG TCACAGAACGGGAGATGTGCAGACAAGGAAGACATTGGACAGAGAT GAGTTCAGATTGAGGCACTATGCAGGAGATGTGACCTACAGTGTTACAGGCTTCCTGGACAAAAACAATGACCTTCTCTACAGGGACCTCAAAGAG GCAATGTGTCAGAGTAAGAACCAAGTGACATCTTCCTGCTTCCCTAAGTCAGAGCTGGACGATAAGAAGAGACCTGTCACT ACTGCAACCCAGTTCAAAACCAGTCTGAACCAGCTGATGACCATCTTAATGAAGGAGGAGCCTTCGTATGTCCGTTGCATCAAGCCTAACGACAACAAGATGCCAG gtgtgtttgaCCCGATCCTGATTCGTCATCAGGTGAAGTACCTTGGTCTGATGGAGAACCTGAGAGTGCGACGAGCTGGGTTCGCCTACAGGAGGCCTTATGAGGCTTTCCTTAACAG gtataagtgctTGTCCAAGGACACGTGGCCCAACTACTACGGCAAACCTAAGGATGGGGTGGAGCTACTGTGCCAGGCCATGGAGTACAGACATGACGAGTACAGACTTGGAAA CACCAAGATCTTCATCCGGCTTCCCAAGACCCTGTTTGCCACTGAGGATGCCTTCCAGCTGAAGAAGCATGACCTGG CCACCACCATCCAGGCAACATACAAGGGCCATGCACAGTACAAGAAGTACAAGAAGATGCAGTGGGCAG tgaccttgCTTGCTGCCCACTGGAAGAGAGTGACAGCCAAGAGGCTGCTAGAAAGGAGAAGGAAGGCTGCAAAGGTTCTACGCAG TTACATCAATGGATTCATCACGAGGAACCAGCCTCCCAATGGTGATAACGAGATGTTCATCAACCACTGTCGGGTGACCTTCCTGCACAAGCTCAGGGACAGCTTGCCCAAGTCTATCCTGGACAAGTCCTGGCCGACTGCACCACCCAACCTCAGGGAG ACATCAGCCTTGTTGAAGGACATGTTTCACAATAACCAGGTGAGGCGGTACTGTCTGAACATGCCACCACAGAAGAAGATGCAG ATGCAAGAGAAGCTGACCGCCAGTGAGATTTTCAAAGGCAAGAAGTCGAGTTACCCAGAGAGTGTGGCACAGCCTTTCAAGAGCAACAGACTAA CCCCTCAGCATGAGTCTCTGAAGTCCAAGGTGTTTGACAAGAAGTACTTGAGTCAGGAGGAGAGACCAAAG TACATGTCTCCAGTGGTCAAGTACGATCGCCATGGTTACAAGACCCGTCCGCGTGTGCTGATTGCCACCAACCTGGCTGTGTACATCCTGGATGAGCACGACTTCAAACTGAAGGACAAGATCCTGTATGAGAACATGACAG GTATATCTGTGAGTGAGCTGGCAGATGGAATATTTGTGATCCATGCAGAATGCACAGATAAGAAGGAAAAG GGTGACGTGATCCTCCTCAGCGATCAGGTGATCGAGGCAACCACCAAGATCGCCCTGGCCGCAGGCAAGATCAACTCCATCCAGGTCGTCAAACCTGGAGG ACTGGCCTACACCATGTCTGGGGGAAAGGAGGGTCTGATCGAGTTTTCCTTGGGAGCTGAGACGAGAGTGGAGAAGGGCAAGAAGGGACAACTAGTAGTG TCTGCATGTGATACTGGAAATTGA